One Ignavibacteriota bacterium DNA segment encodes these proteins:
- a CDS encoding glycosyltransferase family 2 protein, translating to MSELHQAGREIAGSRTGGMPPDVSVIIVNLNTRELLDACLASVERERVTISLEAIVIDNGSSDGSVAMVAEKYPATLLLKNARNEGFARPNNEGLRRAQGRHLLLLNSDTVVRPGAFRTMVEFLDAHPEAGACGPRLIYPDGRLQYSAKGFPTLWTHFCDMTGLDRLFPRTVLFGSGELRSFDYDHAGTADHLMAAAFLVRRVTYEKVGPLDERFAIYYNDMDWCYRMVHAGWSIWYVPDAVVEHHLGKTVGAVNKRFTFFTMLYNNVMFFYQKHYGRGAIIVYRLLLAAGFAVRSVAWSIRAALQPSEANRHMRTFAFKSLLFGLAFWRPAKIEEV from the coding sequence GTGAGCGAGCTGCATCAGGCAGGGCGGGAGATTGCGGGCAGCCGGACGGGCGGGATGCCGCCGGATGTTTCCGTCATCATCGTGAATCTGAACACGCGTGAGCTGTTGGATGCGTGCCTTGCCTCCGTGGAACGCGAACGGGTCACGATATCCCTTGAGGCCATCGTCATCGACAACGGGTCGTCCGATGGCAGTGTGGCAATGGTGGCGGAGAAGTACCCCGCCACACTCCTTCTGAAGAATGCGCGGAATGAGGGGTTTGCACGGCCGAACAATGAAGGCCTCCGTCGGGCACAGGGCAGGCATCTGCTCCTGCTGAACTCGGATACCGTCGTCCGCCCTGGAGCATTCCGGACCATGGTCGAATTTCTTGATGCGCATCCGGAGGCCGGCGCGTGCGGCCCACGCCTCATTTACCCCGATGGCAGGCTCCAGTATTCCGCGAAAGGCTTTCCGACCCTCTGGACACACTTCTGCGACATGACCGGGCTGGATCGATTGTTCCCGCGCACCGTCCTGTTCGGGAGCGGCGAGTTGAGATCGTTCGACTACGACCATGCAGGGACCGCGGATCATCTGATGGCTGCGGCATTCCTTGTTCGCAGGGTAACCTATGAGAAGGTCGGGCCACTGGACGAACGCTTTGCGATCTATTACAACGACATGGATTGGTGCTACCGGATGGTGCATGCCGGCTGGTCGATCTGGTACGTGCCGGATGCCGTTGTGGAGCATCACCTCGGCAAGACCGTGGGGGCGGTGAACAAACGGTTCACATTCTTCACGATGCTCTATAACAACGTGATGTTCTTCTATCAGAAGCATTATGGCCGGGGCGCGATCATTGTGTACCGCCTGCTTCTCGCCGCAGGGTTCGCCGTGCGCTCGGTAGCCTGGTCCATCCGTGCCGCGCTGCAACCGTCCGAAGCAAATCGCCACATGCGCACATTCGCGTTCAAATCATTGCTGTTCGGCCTGGCATTCTGGCGGCCGGCGAAGATCGAGGAGGTGTGA
- a CDS encoding methyltransferase domain-containing protein, whose translation MDIRRLLKSLTVDTRKMLRMFRALDREAVAAHVIAGRGIEIGGLHNPLRVPKNAQVRYVDRMSVDDLRVQYPELAAKALTSVDIVDDGETLATLPDGSEDFIIANHFLEHCEDPLGALLAHQRVVRPGGILFLCVPDKRFTFDQERELTSYEHVVRDHREGPVWSRRDHVRDWVKHVEHIDDPSAQERRTDQLLAEAYSIHYHVWTFETLVAMVLRAREDVGLAVDFESFLLTDGEVIMVLRRRAQ comes from the coding sequence ATGGATATCCGCCGCTTGCTGAAATCACTGACCGTGGATACAAGGAAGATGCTGCGGATGTTCCGCGCCCTGGACCGTGAGGCAGTTGCTGCGCACGTGATCGCGGGACGGGGGATCGAGATCGGAGGGCTGCACAACCCCCTTCGTGTCCCGAAGAATGCGCAGGTGCGATACGTGGACCGCATGTCTGTGGATGACCTGCGAGTTCAGTATCCCGAGCTCGCTGCGAAGGCGCTCACGTCCGTGGATATCGTGGATGACGGCGAGACGCTGGCCACCCTCCCCGACGGTTCGGAAGATTTCATCATCGCGAATCATTTCCTTGAGCATTGCGAGGACCCGCTCGGAGCGCTGCTGGCACATCAGCGTGTGGTGAGGCCCGGTGGGATCCTGTTCCTCTGCGTACCCGACAAGAGATTCACGTTCGACCAGGAACGGGAGTTGACGAGCTATGAGCATGTCGTGCGCGATCACCGTGAGGGACCGGTCTGGTCACGCCGTGACCATGTGCGGGATTGGGTGAAGCATGTCGAGCACATCGACGACCCATCGGCGCAGGAACGCCGGACCGACCAGCTCCTGGCCGAGGCGTACAGCATTCATTACCACGTATGGACGTTCGAGACATTGGTCGCGATGGTGCTGCGTGCCCGCGAAGATGTGGGCCTCGCTGTCGATTTCGAAAGCTTCCTGCTCACTGACGGGGAGGTGATCATGGTCCTGCGGCGGAGAGCACAGTGA
- a CDS encoding glycosyltransferase family 2 protein, with the protein MTGAGRPSVSVVIVHYNGERLLDACLASVQAQVYRPVEVILVDNGSSDGSIAMVRVKYPEVRVLAQGTNLGFAEGNNRGVEAATGEYVVLLNNDTEVTADWLPGLLEYMMDPAVAVVTSKVVTDGVPDRFYSMNGSLNPLGYNIMRVFADLSHIFFAGGASVMFRRAEIPRPFLNEYFLYHEDVFLSWRLRLLGRDVRMAQRSLVYHRGSATTKTQASAFVTFYQERNKLLNALLLFGGWTLLRLAPLMVMEGIAKLIAGTVSGRKSPLGILRGYVWILSHAGWVLARRRELQASRVVPDRDILCWMSARLLDGDGAVARVVNGCMRTYARVTGLGLHD; encoded by the coding sequence GTGACCGGGGCCGGGAGACCATCGGTCAGTGTTGTCATCGTCCATTACAACGGAGAACGACTCCTGGATGCCTGCCTCGCGAGCGTGCAGGCTCAAGTGTACCGGCCGGTCGAGGTGATCCTGGTGGACAACGGGTCATCCGACGGCAGCATTGCCATGGTGAGGGTGAAATACCCGGAGGTCCGGGTGCTTGCGCAGGGAACAAATCTGGGTTTTGCGGAGGGGAATAATCGGGGCGTAGAAGCCGCCACGGGCGAGTATGTGGTCCTTCTGAACAATGACACGGAAGTGACAGCGGACTGGCTCCCGGGACTTCTGGAGTACATGATGGACCCTGCCGTCGCTGTCGTCACATCGAAGGTGGTGACCGATGGCGTTCCCGACCGTTTCTACAGCATGAACGGCTCGCTGAACCCTCTGGGCTACAACATCATGCGTGTATTCGCTGACCTCAGCCATATCTTTTTTGCGGGCGGGGCCTCGGTCATGTTCCGCCGCGCGGAGATACCTCGCCCATTCCTGAACGAGTATTTTCTGTATCACGAGGACGTGTTCCTGTCGTGGCGCTTGCGCCTGCTGGGGCGTGACGTCAGGATGGCACAGCGGTCGCTGGTGTACCACCGCGGGAGCGCAACGACGAAGACGCAGGCATCGGCATTCGTCACATTCTACCAGGAGAGGAACAAGCTTCTCAACGCACTGCTGCTTTTCGGCGGCTGGACGCTTCTGCGGCTTGCCCCGCTCATGGTCATGGAGGGGATAGCGAAGCTCATCGCGGGGACTGTGTCGGGGAGGAAATCTCCTCTGGGTATCCTCCGCGGCTATGTTTGGATCCTGTCCCACGCGGGATGGGTTCTGGCGCGCCGCAGAGAACTCCAGGCGTCGCGCGTCGTGCCCGATCGTGACATACTGTGCTGGATGAGTGCGCGGCTTCTGGATGGGGATGGTGCCGTGGCCCGTGTGGTGAACGGTTGCATGCGCACGTATGCGCGTGTCACAGGACTCGGACTCCATGATTGA
- a CDS encoding glycosyltransferase family 2 protein: MIDISIIIVTWNSRRDLELCLPSVRKGVTRHTYEVILVDNASADDSVAYAEQVMPGVKVIANEGNNGFARANNQGFRAAGGRYFCLLNPDTLVHAGAFDALITFMDGKGEDAWACGPGLLNGDGSAQRTGVRFPSLWNLFVEALFLDRAFPHSLIFGAHRQLYEQGMTPRAVDFVQGSCLVVRASSVKSVGGLDEEFFMYFEETDWCKRFAENGGHVFVVPGALVTHFGGGAVGHYDERRLIHYHESLFRYFRKHHGSISRVSVRLLMLARSSIRICAWVLVLVARPSLRKQAASAMRGYVRVMGLASGLWRRT, translated from the coding sequence ATGATTGATATCTCGATCATCATCGTCACCTGGAATTCGCGGCGCGACCTTGAGTTGTGCCTCCCATCGGTCCGGAAAGGAGTCACCAGGCATACGTACGAAGTCATCCTCGTGGACAACGCGTCCGCGGACGACAGCGTGGCGTATGCCGAACAGGTGATGCCCGGGGTGAAGGTCATCGCCAATGAGGGGAACAATGGATTCGCACGGGCGAATAATCAGGGATTTCGTGCTGCAGGCGGGCGTTACTTCTGTCTTCTGAATCCCGACACCCTTGTGCATGCCGGAGCCTTCGATGCCCTCATCACGTTCATGGATGGGAAGGGCGAAGATGCGTGGGCCTGTGGCCCGGGTCTGTTGAACGGGGACGGATCGGCGCAGCGGACGGGTGTGCGATTCCCATCGCTCTGGAATCTTTTCGTTGAGGCATTGTTCCTCGACCGGGCCTTCCCCCATTCGTTGATCTTCGGGGCGCACCGCCAGTTGTACGAACAGGGGATGACGCCTCGTGCCGTGGACTTCGTCCAGGGCTCATGTCTGGTGGTCCGTGCCTCCTCGGTGAAGTCCGTGGGGGGGCTCGACGAAGAGTTCTTCATGTATTTCGAAGAGACCGATTGGTGCAAGCGCTTTGCGGAGAACGGAGGGCACGTGTTCGTGGTCCCGGGAGCTCTGGTCACGCATTTCGGCGGGGGAGCGGTCGGCCACTACGATGAGCGTCGCCTGATCCACTATCACGAAAGCCTCTTCCGGTACTTCCGGAAGCACCATGGGAGCATCTCCCGGGTGAGCGTCCGGCTGCTCATGCTCGCTCGTTCCTCGATCAGGATATGTGCGTGGGTACTGGTTCTGGTCGCACGCCCTTCGCTCCGGAAGCAAGCCGCCTCGGCGATGAGGGGGTATGTCAGGGTCATGGGCCTCGCGTCAGGGCTCTGGAGGCGGACATGA
- a CDS encoding glycosyltransferase family 2 protein: MSSPFFSVIIPTFNRKGSLREVLNALSCQEPVPGGFEVIVVIDGSTDGTAEMLRTFSPPYALKVLEQENGGASRARNAGAALAGGEYIALTEDDVQPATDWLAKAYALLIKLNLDMLEGRTEYQSTGGNVRRFEPPGIASFIPCNLFIRRSCFMKAGGYESGFFDREAGLYFREDADLGFRLLDMGFSMYIASDVRVAHPPQFSTLREALRHARRYTFDPLLFKRHPRRYRAFIEVKQIAGFTVHRPQHYVALGGACGLVAVLAGGLLGAPVLWAGGVIAVLLSGVLFRYKYHGIRAFSPLEAGRTIAFVAVPFVYLAALLRGCVRYRTIGVLW, from the coding sequence ATGAGTAGTCCCTTCTTTTCAGTGATCATCCCCACGTTCAACCGGAAGGGATCCCTGAGAGAGGTCCTGAATGCTCTGTCCTGTCAGGAACCTGTTCCCGGGGGGTTCGAAGTGATCGTGGTGATCGACGGGTCGACGGACGGGACGGCCGAGATGCTCCGGACGTTCTCACCGCCATATGCACTGAAGGTACTGGAACAGGAGAATGGGGGGGCGAGTCGGGCCCGGAATGCCGGAGCCGCGCTCGCCGGGGGAGAGTATATAGCCTTGACAGAAGATGATGTGCAACCTGCAACGGATTGGTTAGCAAAAGCTTATGCGTTGCTGATCAAGTTGAATCTGGACATGCTTGAAGGTCGAACGGAGTATCAGTCCACGGGCGGAAACGTCAGGCGTTTCGAGCCCCCGGGGATCGCCTCGTTCATCCCCTGTAACTTGTTCATCCGGCGGAGTTGCTTCATGAAGGCCGGCGGGTATGAGAGCGGGTTCTTTGACAGGGAGGCCGGACTGTATTTTCGGGAGGATGCCGATCTGGGCTTCCGGCTGTTGGATATGGGTTTTTCGATGTATATTGCTTCGGATGTTCGCGTGGCACATCCCCCTCAGTTCAGCACTCTGCGCGAAGCATTGCGTCATGCCCGGCGTTACACGTTCGATCCGCTCCTGTTCAAACGGCATCCGCGGCGTTATCGGGCGTTCATCGAAGTGAAGCAGATCGCCGGGTTCACTGTGCACCGGCCGCAACATTACGTTGCGCTTGGCGGGGCGTGCGGACTCGTTGCAGTTCTTGCCGGGGGCCTTCTGGGTGCTCCTGTGCTGTGGGCTGGCGGCGTGATCGCGGTCCTGCTGAGTGGCGTCCTGTTTCGATACAAGTACCATGGCATCCGCGCGTTCTCGCCGCTCGAAGCCGGGAGAACGATCGCGTTCGTTGCCGTGCCGTTCGTCTACCTTGCCGCTCTGCTCCGCGGCTGCGTCCGCTATCGTACCATCGGGGTGTTATGGTGA
- the nadD gene encoding nicotinate (nicotinamide) nucleotide adenylyltransferase produces the protein MVSERKRPERLGLFGGTFDPPHMGHLIVAAHVQEELGLDRILFMPAMTPPHKQDREVSPGVIRLAMVERAIEGDQRFSVSDMEVRRGGVSYTIDTVRALLECFPGASLTVLIGMDNLVDFGAWRDPSRILDLASVAVMTRPGYVPGGAGEAYLPHMTLCEVPHIGIAAQGIRHRVAAGKSIRYLVPPLVEAFIHEKGLYR, from the coding sequence ATGGTGAGTGAGAGGAAACGGCCCGAGCGCCTGGGGCTCTTCGGCGGGACATTCGATCCGCCACACATGGGGCACCTGATCGTTGCTGCCCATGTGCAGGAGGAGCTTGGCCTCGACCGCATTTTGTTCATGCCCGCGATGACGCCGCCGCACAAGCAGGACCGTGAGGTCTCACCGGGCGTGATACGCCTGGCGATGGTGGAGCGGGCGATCGAAGGGGATCAACGCTTCAGCGTCTCGGATATGGAGGTGCGCCGCGGAGGCGTGTCGTATACGATCGATACCGTCCGCGCATTGCTCGAGTGTTTCCCTGGAGCATCGCTCACGGTCCTGATCGGGATGGACAATCTCGTGGACTTCGGTGCCTGGCGCGATCCCTCCCGGATCCTGGATCTTGCTTCCGTAGCGGTGATGACACGGCCGGGGTACGTCCCCGGCGGAGCCGGAGAGGCGTATCTGCCGCACATGACCCTGTGTGAAGTGCCGCATATCGGGATCGCTGCTCAGGGTATCCGGCACCGTGTGGCGGCGGGGAAGAGCATCCGGTATCTGGTTCCTCCCCTGGTGGAGGCTTTCATACACGAGAAGGGATTGTACCGGTGA
- a CDS encoding response regulator: MVRSSHEGSGKRILVVEDGLIMARDIERRLHTMGYGVAGLAQSGEEALRMVAHVKPDLVLMDVSLRGGMDGIQTAQKIREMMDIPVVYVTAYSDDGTLARARATNPFGYVLKPFEEKELRTTIEMALYRHALDRQIRESEQRYRMLSELTASYGYSLLVPAEGNVAVEWVTEAFERLTGLPANAIIRREDYVFPDDVEAPAGRMKKFLSGESVVEEYRIRLRDGSYQWVRDHAHPSPRKPGEPLHVTGTVQDITQSKTAEDLAEEGVRLRSNRDTAIGSHVLSAGRRVLMLLECDVSATAQKGDDVGDLADHLHELVHIQSLVYAGGRGSSASFGKSVKSVVADAFRRAGAGRLTYTVEVGAVDAGQETLVDVLLILNELVVHSLEGGLPSGRKGTIEVSVRTDANGAIVLGVDDENPAGGKDLDAKKPKNPSMRFIHELVGGLDGRIEVLKGEGTAVRVRIPSANPGG; this comes from the coding sequence ATGGTGCGATCGTCCCACGAAGGCAGTGGTAAACGTATTCTCGTCGTCGAAGACGGGCTGATCATGGCACGGGACATCGAACGGCGTCTCCATACAATGGGGTATGGCGTTGCGGGACTCGCGCAGTCTGGCGAGGAGGCTCTACGGATGGTCGCCCATGTGAAACCCGATCTCGTGTTGATGGATGTGAGTCTGAGGGGTGGCATGGACGGCATTCAGACAGCACAGAAGATCCGGGAGATGATGGACATCCCGGTCGTCTATGTGACCGCCTATTCTGATGACGGGACCCTTGCCCGGGCGCGGGCAACGAACCCGTTCGGATATGTGCTCAAGCCCTTCGAGGAGAAGGAGCTGCGCACCACGATCGAGATGGCATTGTACCGGCATGCACTGGACCGCCAGATCCGCGAGAGTGAACAGCGGTATCGGATGCTGTCGGAGCTGACCGCCTCCTATGGTTACAGTCTTCTTGTTCCGGCGGAAGGAAACGTCGCCGTGGAGTGGGTCACGGAAGCATTCGAACGGCTGACGGGACTCCCTGCCAACGCGATCATCCGCCGCGAGGACTACGTCTTTCCGGACGATGTGGAGGCGCCGGCCGGGCGCATGAAGAAATTTCTTTCCGGTGAGAGCGTCGTTGAGGAGTACCGGATCCGCCTTCGCGATGGCAGCTATCAGTGGGTCCGTGATCACGCCCATCCCTCGCCACGGAAGCCGGGAGAACCGCTCCATGTGACCGGGACGGTGCAGGATATCACCCAATCGAAGACCGCGGAGGACCTTGCGGAGGAGGGCGTCCGGCTCCGGAGCAATCGCGACACTGCGATCGGGAGTCACGTACTGAGTGCGGGGCGGCGGGTCCTGATGCTCCTCGAGTGCGATGTTTCCGCAACAGCGCAGAAGGGAGATGATGTCGGGGATCTGGCTGACCATCTTCATGAACTCGTGCACATCCAATCTCTGGTGTATGCAGGCGGACGCGGATCATCGGCATCATTCGGAAAGAGCGTGAAGAGTGTGGTCGCCGATGCGTTCCGGAGAGCGGGTGCCGGGCGGTTGACCTATACCGTAGAAGTCGGGGCTGTGGATGCGGGGCAGGAGACACTTGTCGATGTTCTGCTGATCTTGAATGAACTGGTCGTGCATTCCCTGGAGGGCGGGTTGCCATCGGGGCGAAAAGGCACGATCGAGGTTTCCGTACGGACCGACGCGAATGGGGCGATCGTTCTGGGTGTTGATGACGAGAATCCTGCCGGGGGGAAGGATCTGGATGCGAAGAAGCCGAAGAACCCCTCGATGAGGTTCATTCACGAATTGGTAGGGGGACTTGATGGGCGGATCGAGGTCTTGAAGGGGGAGGGGACCGCCGTACGTGTCAGGATCCCATCAGCCAATCCGGGTGGCTAA
- a CDS encoding T9SS type A sorting domain-containing protein — MKTRIFTLLSILAALITFRADLLADPGWVLQSSGSVQNLMEVQFIDATAGIAVGEGGAILLTSDGGMNWDAVTSGVTVMLNAVEMATTQVGIADGNDGTIVRTTDGGMTWSSVVSGTTAALWGACFTDDQNGTIVGQAGTILRTTDGGLTWNPQSSTTTVTLYEVEFTDVLTGTVVGQDGTILRTIDGGAHWVVQETGEQQLDFHAVFFLDAQKGIAVGELGLIRVTSDGGATWTSQASLTNNTLLAVHFYDAMHGTAVGTNGTIIATTDGGATWETQVSGTTRTLNEVFYSAVDRIVVVGEGGIVLTKTLGTTGVVENGGAEPLAYGLSQNYPNPFNPSTTIAFQLPVAGQVRIVVYDMLGREVAELVNETMGAGEHAVAFHAQAASSGMYVYRISSGSYSATRVMTLIK, encoded by the coding sequence ATGAAGACGCGCATTTTTACACTACTTTCGATCCTGGCCGCGTTGATCACCTTCAGGGCCGATCTTCTGGCTGATCCTGGTTGGGTCCTTCAATCCAGCGGCTCTGTCCAGAACCTCATGGAAGTTCAGTTCATCGATGCCACCGCAGGCATAGCGGTCGGCGAAGGCGGTGCGATCCTGCTGACCAGTGATGGTGGGATGAACTGGGATGCCGTGACAAGCGGAGTGACGGTGATGCTGAATGCCGTCGAAATGGCAACGACCCAGGTTGGCATCGCCGACGGCAATGACGGTACCATCGTTCGAACGACGGATGGCGGGATGACATGGAGTTCGGTGGTCAGCGGAACGACTGCTGCGCTCTGGGGAGCATGTTTCACGGATGATCAGAACGGCACTATCGTGGGTCAGGCGGGTACCATTCTGCGAACCACGGACGGTGGCCTGACGTGGAACCCGCAGAGCAGCACGACAACGGTGACCCTCTATGAAGTGGAGTTCACTGATGTCCTGACCGGGACAGTGGTCGGACAGGACGGGACGATCCTCCGTACGATCGACGGTGGTGCTCATTGGGTGGTCCAGGAAACGGGAGAGCAGCAGTTGGATTTCCATGCGGTGTTCTTCCTTGATGCGCAGAAGGGGATCGCCGTGGGCGAACTCGGGCTCATCCGGGTCACCAGTGATGGCGGCGCCACGTGGACGAGTCAGGCGAGCCTTACGAACAACACCCTGCTGGCCGTTCATTTCTATGATGCGATGCATGGCACGGCTGTTGGCACGAACGGAACCATCATTGCCACCACGGATGGCGGAGCCACGTGGGAAACCCAGGTCAGCGGCACCACCCGGACGCTGAATGAGGTCTTCTATTCTGCGGTGGACAGGATCGTTGTGGTGGGCGAAGGCGGAATCGTGCTGACGAAGACCCTGGGCACGACGGGTGTGGTGGAGAACGGTGGGGCGGAGCCTCTTGCGTACGGCCTCTCACAGAACTATCCGAACCCGTTCAATCCTTCGACGACGATCGCGTTCCAGCTTCCTGTTGCAGGCCAGGTCCGGATCGTCGTGTATGACATGCTCGGGCGTGAAGTGGCTGAACTGGTGAATGAAACAATGGGCGCGGGGGAGCACGCCGTTGCGTTCCACGCGCAGGCCGCATCCAGCGGGATGTACGTTTACCGTATCTCGTCCGGCTCCTACAGCGCGACGCGGGTGATGACCCTCATCAAGTAA
- a CDS encoding TonB family protein, whose product MNRLIVLSLVLLAGCASARYTPPTTPAPELITMSSLPACATGSLTGDIQIEVIFEVRSDGSIAGARMLRSSGDPVWDRAALETMKQWRFSPVLTLADSSTLAVRTRVIVHPEQRIEVPLGSLVVPTQAEAEALYEVLKSGASFDSLAGTARWDSTERRGRHLGITDIGRYPHHIRNVLRGLRPGKITPPLRLGTEYVIFKRYAVAL is encoded by the coding sequence ATGAATCGCTTGATCGTCCTTTCGCTCGTACTTCTCGCAGGGTGCGCTTCTGCCCGATACACACCACCCACTACTCCCGCTCCCGAACTCATCACCATGTCATCGTTGCCGGCGTGCGCCACGGGATCGCTGACCGGGGACATCCAGATCGAAGTGATCTTCGAGGTTCGTTCCGATGGAAGCATTGCCGGAGCACGCATGCTCCGTTCGAGCGGAGATCCCGTGTGGGATCGCGCAGCTCTGGAGACCATGAAGCAATGGCGGTTTTCGCCGGTGTTGACTCTTGCCGATTCCTCCACGCTGGCGGTCCGCACACGTGTGATCGTTCATCCCGAGCAACGGATCGAGGTGCCGCTCGGGTCACTCGTTGTCCCGACGCAGGCTGAAGCGGAAGCGTTGTATGAGGTACTGAAGTCGGGTGCCAGTTTCGACTCGCTTGCGGGCACGGCGCGATGGGATTCCACGGAGAGGCGGGGCAGGCATCTTGGTATCACGGACATCGGGCGCTACCCGCATCACATCCGGAACGTACTCCGGGGACTTCGTCCGGGCAAGATCACGCCGCCACTCCGGCTCGGGACCGAGTACGTGATCTTCAAACGTTACGCAGTGGCGTTGTAG
- a CDS encoding T9SS type A sorting domain-containing protein produces the protein MAAGDTVRDVVGSSNILTLNNRMYFSLRTHNRKARVFWSAPTSDTTWAEVLDSSATGVLRGLSLAYARGNGVHRLYVSYVDSLNRVCIDTSSLNGTFFKRAMTASNAGTGTSISAHGDTVLCVYDYSSPTISSSRYFISYTRGASWLTGAPIDSTVTAETGTAMLEKGQGMVIFYRHYLATTREGRVLFRTYSNANSWSTAENITDYSPHYWRYGIAALGGNTWGVLYITYNFQLALRAVVFATFTRVPTDVQTEEPAAPSSYALLQNYPNPFNPSTEIAYDLPKSQHVTLTVYDVLGKQVAVLVNGVQQAGQQTARWNASAVSSGVYYYRLQAGDYSAVKKMVLMK, from the coding sequence ATGGCCGCGGGGGATACGGTGCGTGACGTCGTCGGATCATCGAACATCCTCACGTTGAACAACCGCATGTACTTTTCCCTGCGCACCCACAACCGGAAGGCACGTGTCTTCTGGTCGGCACCCACCTCGGACACGACATGGGCCGAGGTCCTTGACTCATCGGCTACCGGTGTCCTCCGTGGCCTCTCACTCGCCTACGCGAGAGGGAACGGCGTTCATCGGCTGTATGTCTCGTATGTGGATTCTCTCAACCGTGTGTGCATCGACACCTCGAGCCTCAACGGCACGTTCTTCAAACGTGCGATGACCGCATCGAACGCAGGAACGGGCACGTCGATCAGTGCCCATGGCGACACGGTGCTGTGCGTGTACGACTACAGCAGTCCGACCATCTCCAGCTCGCGCTACTTCATCTCGTATACCCGGGGTGCCTCATGGCTGACAGGGGCCCCGATCGATTCGACCGTGACGGCGGAAACAGGCACCGCCATGCTCGAGAAAGGGCAGGGCATGGTGATCTTCTACCGGCACTACCTGGCGACCACCCGTGAAGGACGTGTGCTCTTCCGGACGTACTCCAATGCCAACAGCTGGTCGACGGCGGAGAACATCACGGATTATTCGCCCCACTACTGGCGGTATGGGATCGCTGCTCTCGGCGGAAATACCTGGGGGGTTCTGTACATCACGTACAACTTCCAGCTCGCGTTGCGCGCGGTGGTGTTCGCAACGTTCACACGGGTCCCGACGGACGTGCAGACGGAGGAACCTGCCGCTCCATCGTCCTATGCTCTGCTGCAGAATTATCCCAATCCGTTCAACCCGTCAACGGAGATCGCCTACGACCTGCCGAAGAGCCAGCACGTCACCCTGACCGTGTACGACGTACTCGGCAAACAGGTCGCTGTCCTTGTGAATGGCGTGCAGCAGGCCGGCCAACAGACCGCCCGCTGGAACGCATCGGCTGTCTCATCCGGAGTATACTACTACCGTCTGCAGGCGGGCGACTACTCCGCGGTGAAGAAGATGGTACTGATGAAGTAG
- a CDS encoding sigma-70 family RNA polymerase sigma factor — MQSDEPLCVDAYTSMIVAAYQRYRSFWINLGRTSKLPTEDAEDILQAIMGSLLSRRDVRFESIAHVRNYVARAMLNRAGQAYQRGQRVCEFDESAPVILESSIDMAGLEQREERDALKAVLQSLSEQDYQIVKLRFFSGLTFIEISQILGSPVSTLKSREDAALKRIRRFFAERGL, encoded by the coding sequence ATGCAAAGCGATGAGCCGCTCTGCGTTGACGCGTACACGAGCATGATCGTGGCCGCCTATCAGCGTTACCGCTCGTTCTGGATCAATCTCGGCCGCACGTCCAAGCTTCCCACCGAGGATGCCGAGGATATTCTGCAGGCGATCATGGGCTCTCTCCTCAGTCGAAGGGATGTCCGCTTCGAGTCCATCGCGCATGTGCGCAACTACGTCGCACGGGCGATGCTCAACAGGGCCGGACAGGCGTACCAGCGCGGTCAGCGGGTGTGTGAATTCGACGAGAGTGCGCCCGTGATCCTGGAATCCTCCATCGACATGGCCGGGTTGGAGCAGCGGGAAGAGCGGGACGCACTCAAAGCGGTCCTTCAATCCCTGAGTGAACAGGACTATCAGATCGTGAAGCTCCGGTTCTTCTCCGGCCTGACCTTCATTGAGATCTCTCAGATCCTCGGCTCGCCCGTGTCCACCCTGAAGAGCAGGGAGGATGCGGCGCTGAAACGAATTCGCAGGTTCTTTGCGGAGCGTGGACTATGA